The genome window CAGCGAACATTAATTCTATTGGAGAGTTAGTATCTCGCGATGAGCAAGACCTTCTTAAATTCAGAAACTTCGGTAAGAAATCGCTAAGTGAATTAGTTGAGGTTATCGAAGAGAAGAATCTTGAGTTTGGGATGGACGTATCAAAATATTTGGACTAAGTATAAAGGAATTTAAATCATGCGTCACGGAATAAAAGGTAGAAAATTAAGCAGGACAGCTGCTCATCGTAAAGTCACCATGCAATCTCTTGCAATGGCTTTAATAAGAGAGCACAGAATTACTACAACCCTTGCTAAGGCTAAAGAACTTCGTGGTTTTGTTGAGCCTTTAATTACCAGAGCTAAAGAAGACACTCATCATAATCGAAGGCAAGTATTCTCTTCTTTGCAGAATAAAGAAGCAGTAACGCAGCTGTTTACTGAAGTAGGTCCAAAGAGTAAGGATCGCCCAGGTGGTTATACTCGTGTTATCAAGGCCGGCTATAGAAAAGGTGATGGCGCTGAGATCGCAATCGTAGAGTTAGTAGATTATAACGACATTAAGCCAGAAGGAAGCTCTTCAGCTTCTGACGGCAAGAAAAAGACTCGACGTGCAGGAAA of Balneola sp. contains these proteins:
- a CDS encoding 50S ribosomal protein L17, encoding MRHGIKGRKLSRTAAHRKVTMQSLAMALIREHRITTTLAKAKELRGFVEPLITRAKEDTHHNRRQVFSSLQNKEAVTQLFTEVGPKSKDRPGGYTRVIKAGYRKGDGAEIAIVELVDYNDIKPEGSSSASDGKKKTRRAGKSNTPTTSVDEKSTKEKKEEPAKAEDTEVVEDSANEADNVVADEEATEDSAEEKK